CTTCACGCGGGGTCGGCCACCAGTCACTAACGCGTTCACCAATTGGGTGGATGCCACGGGTCATCACTTCATACATGATGACGCCAAATGAGAAGACATCCGAAGCACCATTAGCCTTGTTTTCGGACCACTGCTCCGGGGACATATAGGGCTTTGGCCCATCTGGTCGATCATGCTCCAAACTCATGTTCGCGAGCCCAAAATCGGCGAGGAGCGGGACCGTATACACGTCTGCAACTGGGAGGCCGTCGAAGTCGGAGCGATAATCTCTCATGAGCACATTTTGTGGCTTCAGATCCTGATGATTAAGAACACCTCGTTGTCTGCAATGGATCAGGGCAGCGCAGAGATATGACAGGGTAGAAAGCCGACCGGCATTCGAGAAGCCTGCCTGCGGGATCCATTCAGAAAGATCACCGCTTATGGCTCTATAGAGTGCTACAGGGGTGTCAAACACGATCTCATAATCAAAAGGATGGCAGACAAATTCATGAGAGAAGGTGTTGTGTTGAATTTGGATTTCGCGCAGAAATCTCCGGTGGCGCTCCGCTGGGTTGTCGGATGGCGCTCTTGGCACCTTGACTGCAATGTATCGGGGATGAGCGTTTTCTCCTTGGTCGAAAAAGAAGACGGAACCGCACATTCCTCCGCTTCTGCGAGTAACCTTCCCGTATTTTGAAAGCAAAATTTCGACGAGGCGCTGGATCTCTTCTTCGGTAAAGCCTGAGTCGAGTAGGAGTGCCATATGTCAATTCTCGGTTCGGGTTAAGCTGAGTAGACTGGGCTTTTCGTGTGGATCTTATGGCGGAGTAGGGCCCTTCGGAAAAACAATTTTGTTGGCGAGCATAGGAAGGACAGGAGCCCTCTTGGGCGTAGCGGGCGGGAGCAGAGCGGG
This is a stretch of genomic DNA from Pyxidicoccus trucidator. It encodes these proteins:
- a CDS encoding serine/threonine protein kinase, which translates into the protein MALLLDSGFTEEEIQRLVEILLSKYGKVTRRSGGMCGSVFFFDQGENAHPRYIAVKVPRAPSDNPAERHRRFLREIQIQHNTFSHEFVCHPFDYEIVFDTPVALYRAISGDLSEWIPQAGFSNAGRLSTLSYLCAALIHCRQRGVLNHQDLKPQNVLMRDYRSDFDGLPVADVYTVPLLADFGLANMSLEHDRPDGPKPYMSPEQWSENKANGASDVFSFGVIMYEVMTRGIHPIGERVSDWWPTPREGNSKKWSRDDLWKRWAKAGNAIAPNPQVSGDFERLVRDCMSPRPELRPSFEEVQGRLLRLLRSLDSSAYDQAAFRINYANSNAGTVDDWPYRNHRLERLLKLLEIDEVDIVG